Below is a window of Desulfonatronum thiodismutans DNA.
CTTGCCTGACAGTCGTAAATAGCTCAACAACTGCTTTTTGTGCACTGGCTCGATCCGTTGTACCGACTTGAGTTCCACGACAACCTGATCTCCCACCAGCATATCCAAGCGAAAGCCGAGCTCGTGGATTACCTTGCCCTTGTAAGCTACCGGCAGTGGCAGTTCCGTTATGACCTCAACTTTCGGGGTTGCGGCTTGC
It encodes the following:
- a CDS encoding GxxExxY protein: MVAQQAATPKVEVITELPLPVAYKGKVIHELGFRLDMLVGDQVVVELKSVQRIEPVHKKQLLSYLRLSGKEVGLLINFNEALLKDGIVRVVNTLSTP